The genomic stretch AAAGCCCTTACCGAAGCTGAAGGAGATTTTGATAAAGCGGTTGATATCTTAAGAAAAAAAGGACAAAAGGTATCCGCTTCCAGAGCAGACCGTGAAACTAAAGAAGGTGTAGTAGTTACTAGTGTAAGTGCCGACAAATCAGAAGGGGTGCTATTGACGCTTACTTGTGAAACGGACTTCGTAGCCAAAAATGAAGAGTTCGTAGGTTTTGCCAACGCAATTCTTGAATTGGCTGTGGAAAAAGGAGCTTCTACTAAAGAAGAAATCCTAGCCCTTCCTTTCGAAAACATCACTGTAGGTGAGAAAATCATCGAAATGACCGGTAAGATCGGTGAGAAGATCGAAATCAGCGACTACGTAGTCGTAAAAGGTGAAGCCGTAGTACCTTATATCCACTCTAATGGCAAACTAGGTGTATTGGTAGCGCTTAAAAACGTAGGTGGTGCTGAGGTAGAAGAAGCTGGCAAAGACGTAGCCATGCAGATCGCTGCCATGAATCCTGTAGCCGTGGACAAAGACGGTGTGGATGCTTCTGTAGTGGAAAGAGAAATCGCCGTAGGTAAAGAGCAAGCCCAGGCAGAAGGCAAGCCTGAAGCAATGATCGAAAAGATCGCTATGGGCAAACTGAACAAATTCTACAAAGAAAACACCTTGCTAAGCCAGTCTTTCGTAAAAGACAGCAGCAAGTCTGTTACCCAATACTTGGACGGCGTAACCAAAGGCCTTACTGTAGTGGACTTCAAAAGAGTATCTATCGGATAATTCATTTCCGAAACAGTATAAAATAACAAAAACCGCAGGTCATAGGGCTTGCGGTTTTTTTTAATCCTATCCCTTCATCAGCTCCTCTATCTCCTCCGCTTCGATCGGAATATTCTTCATCAAATCCGTATTTCCCTTCTCTCCGATCACATAATTATTCTCTAATCTGACGCCTATCGCCTCCTCACGGATATAGATTCCCGGTTCAATGGTGAAGACCATCCCTGCCTTTACGGGCGCATAGACCGAACCTACATCATGCACGTCCAATCCCAACGGATGAGACGTCCCATGCATAAAGTACTTCCGGTAGTGTGGCTTGGCGGGATCCTGCTTGCGCACATCGTGCTTGTCCAGCAGTCCCAGTCCGATCAATTCTGCTTCCACCAACTTGCCCACCTCCTTTTGGTAATCCTGTAACAGAATACCCGGTCTGAGCATCTTTTCGGCCGCTCTCATGACACGAAGTACCGCATCATATACCTTACGCTGCCTTGGCGTGTAACGGCCATTTACGGGGATCGTCCGAGTCATGTCTGCGTTGTAATTACCGTATTCGGCTCCCACATCCATCAGGATCAGGTCGCCCGAATGACATACCTGATCATTTTCCAAGTAATGCAGCACACAGGAATTGGGACCGGATCCGACAATGGGCTCATAACCAAATCCCCTGCTGCCATGACGGACAAATTCATGCAGGTATTCCGCTTCGATTTCATATTCTTTAACCCCTGGCTTCACAAAATCCAAAACCCTATTAAATCCCTTTTCGGTAATATCACAAGCCCTTTGTAGTTGGTCGATTTCATCTGGTGCTTTGATCGACCTCAACTCCCCCATCAAAGGTGCCAGTCGCTCATATCGGTGAAGCGGACACGCTTCTTTTAACTTTTTAATAAAACGCGCATCCCTACTTTCTACTTCATTGGCAGCTCCCCGGTGTTCATTTGAATTAAGATAGACATGATCCACATGGCTCAGGATACTCTGCAATACCTGATCAAATTCAAAAGTCCACCGCACAGATTTTATACCAGACAGCACACTTGCTTCAGACTGACTTAGCTTATGCCCTTCCCACACAACAATCTGCTCATTTGTTTCCCTTACAAACAACATTTCACGCATCGATTCACCGGGGAAATCTGGACAAATCAGCAGGATCGTCTCTTCCTGATCGATACCACTGAGGTAGAACAAATCATTATTTTGCCTGAATTTCATCGTCCCATCAGCATTGGTGGGCATAAGGTCATTGGCATGCAAGATGGCAACGGAGTTTGGCCGCAGCTTCTTGGCCAGCTTAGATCGGTTTGCCTTATAAAAAGTATTGTTTAATGGTTGATATCTCATTGCTTAATATTTTCTCTGAATTGATTTCCCAAAGGCATTGCCGGCACAGAGGAAGGCGTCGGCACCATATGATCGCTAATGTTTTGCCCCTGCTGAAGGCTCCTTCACCAAGCCATCTGTGCACACGTATTTTTTGGCAGCGATATTTTCATTCATTATCCGCAAGTTCTCTTCCTGGTCGGTCCAGCTTTCTTTGTGGTACAAATGATATTGGACAGCCAAATTCCTCACCGAGCCCAATTGATAACCGAGCCCTTTAAATCGCCAAAGTAGATCAGCGTCCTCACCAACTGCTGGGCGTGTGTAAGCTTCATCAAATCCGTTAATCGCATAAATCGCATCTTTGTGAAAGGACATATTGCATCCTTTTAGGTGCCTCATTTTACGTGTCCCCACTATCCTTCCCAATATACCTTTCGGATCAATAAAAAAGCCCTCTTCCACAAACTCCCCGCCCCGCTTTTTGATTTTTGTAAAATGCTTTCTCAAATAAGCATTCATTTCACTTGGCTTGATGGATTCCTCCAGCAACAACGCTGACGTCTCGGAATCAAGCTTAATGCGTTTTCCGGCAAGGATGGCAGTTGGATCGGCATTCTTTATATGAAACTCCATAAACCGGGGATGGAGTACACAGTCCCCATCGATAAATACCAGCCAATCGGTATTGGCTGCCCTGATGGCTTCATTGAGTGCTTGGTTTTTTTGCCAGCCTTTGTCCTCCCTGGCCAGATGC from Echinicola soli encodes the following:
- a CDS encoding glycosyltransferase translates to MYYTKDELKATLIISVYKNTTFLKAVLDSLAGQTDHRFEVIISEDGDSEEMKGFVDHYSFKHPIQHLAREDKGWQKNQALNEAIRAANTDWLVFIDGDCVLHPRFMEFHIKNADPTAILAGKRIKLDSETSALLLEESIKPSEMNAYLRKHFTKIKKRGGEFVEEGFFIDPKGILGRIVGTRKMRHLKGCNMSFHKDAIYAINGFDEAYTRPAVGEDADLLWRFKGLGYQLGSVRNLAVQYHLYHKESWTDQEENLRIMNENIAAKKYVCTDGLVKEPSAGAKH
- the tsf gene encoding translation elongation factor Ts; its protein translation is MAITAQDVNKLRQMTGAGMMDCKKALTEAEGDFDKAVDILRKKGQKVSASRADRETKEGVVVTSVSADKSEGVLLTLTCETDFVAKNEEFVGFANAILELAVEKGASTKEEILALPFENITVGEKIIEMTGKIGEKIEISDYVVVKGEAVVPYIHSNGKLGVLVALKNVGGAEVEEAGKDVAMQIAAMNPVAVDKDGVDASVVEREIAVGKEQAQAEGKPEAMIEKIAMGKLNKFYKENTLLSQSFVKDSSKSVTQYLDGVTKGLTVVDFKRVSIG
- a CDS encoding aminopeptidase P N-terminal domain-containing protein; the encoded protein is MRYQPLNNTFYKANRSKLAKKLRPNSVAILHANDLMPTNADGTMKFRQNNDLFYLSGIDQEETILLICPDFPGESMREMLFVRETNEQIVVWEGHKLSQSEASVLSGIKSVRWTFEFDQVLQSILSHVDHVYLNSNEHRGAANEVESRDARFIKKLKEACPLHRYERLAPLMGELRSIKAPDEIDQLQRACDITEKGFNRVLDFVKPGVKEYEIEAEYLHEFVRHGSRGFGYEPIVGSGPNSCVLHYLENDQVCHSGDLILMDVGAEYGNYNADMTRTIPVNGRYTPRQRKVYDAVLRVMRAAEKMLRPGILLQDYQKEVGKLVEAELIGLGLLDKHDVRKQDPAKPHYRKYFMHGTSHPLGLDVHDVGSVYAPVKAGMVFTIEPGIYIREEAIGVRLENNYVIGEKGNTDLMKNIPIEAEEIEELMKG